One bacterium genomic window, CAGGAAGAACCTGAAGATAAAGACGGAGCCGCCGCTGAAGGTGGCGAAGGCGAGGAAAAGCCAAAGAGTAAAAAGAAAATGATTATCGCCATTGTGGCGGTGATTCTTTTCGCGGGGCTTGGCGTGGGCGCCTATCTGATGGGCATGTTCGGCGGCGGGGGTGAAGAGAAACCCGCCGGTGAAGAACAAACCGCCGAGGAAGGTGGGCATGGCGAAGAGCATGCCGAAGAGAAAAAAGAGGAAGGCCACGGCGAAGAGGCCGAAGGTGGTGAACATGGCGAAGGCGGTGAAGGCCATGAGAAAGCAAAAAGTGGCGGGCATGGCGGCGAAGCGGCGGCCGACAGCAAATCCCCCGATGGCGCGATTTATCACCCCCTGCCCGATTTTCTGGTCAACCTGAACTCCCCGACCAAGCGCAGCAGCTTTTTGAAAGTGACGGTGACGCTGGTGGTGGCGGATGAAAAAAGCGTGGAGACGGTAAAGGGCTACGAACCCCGCATCATCGACAGTTTCCAGACCTACCTGCGCGAATTGCGGCCGGAGGATTTGAAAGGCTCGGGCGGCATCTTCCGCCTGCGGGAGGAGCTGCTGCTGCGCATCAACAAAATCGTGCAGCCGGCAAAGGTTAATGATATACTGTTTAAAGATATGATTGTTCAGTAGGCAGCGTGGCAGAAGAAGACGAGCAGCCAAACCCCGAAGAGAACAACCCCGCTGGCGACAGCCCTGCCGGAGAGGGGGGAGATGTTTCCGCCGAATGGGAAGCGATGCTGGCCAATGAGGCCACCGGCAATGCGCAGGAAGGCAATGGCGAGACCATCGGCGGCGATGATGTAAACGCGGCCGACTGGGGCCTGGGCGGCGAAACGGATGAAAGCGGCGCGCCCAGCCGCGTGCTGAACCAGGATGAGATCGACAGCCTGCTGGGGTTTGATACCAGCGGCGATGGCGACGGCGCCAATACCGGCATCAACGCCATTCTCGACAAGGCCCTGATGGCCTATGAACGCCTGCCGATGCTCGAGGTGGTGTTCGACCGTCTGGTGCGCATGATGTCCACCAGCCTGCGCAACTTCCTTTCGGATAACGTGGATGTCAGCATCGACTCCATGCATTCGCTGCGTTTCGGCGATTACCTCAACTCCATCCCCCTGCCCGCGCTGCTGTTTGTGTTCAAGGCGCAGGAATGGGAGAATTTCGGCCTGGTGACGGTGGACAGCGCGCTGATCTATTCCGCCGTGGACGTGCTGCTGGGCGGGCGGCGCGCCAACCGGCCGGTGCGCATCGAAGGCCGCCCCTACACGACCATTGAGCAGGAGCTGGTCAAACGCATGGTGGAAGTGGCGCTGGCGGACATGAGCGCCGCGTTCGACCCCATCAGCCCGGTGACCTTCCATGTGGACCGGCTGGAGACCAACCCGCGATTCGCCACCATCGCACGGCCCGGCAATGCCTCCATCCTCATCCGCTTGCGCGTGGATATGGAAGAGCGCGGCGGCAACCTGGAAATCCTGCTGCCCCATGCCACGCTTGAGCCCATCCGCGACCTGCTGCTGCAGATGTTCATGGGGGAAAAATTCGGCCGCGACTCCATCTGGGAAACCTACCTGAGCCAGGAAGTGCGCAACACGGAAGTGACGCTGGAAGCGGTCTTAAGCGAAAAACTGCTCAAGCTCGGCGATGTGTTCAACTTCAAGGTGGGCAGCACCATTTTGCTGGATAACGGCCCGGATGACGATATTGGCATTGTTTGTGCAGGAACAAAATTATTTACCGCTGGACTCGGCCGGGTGGAGAACACCATCGCCGTGAAAGTGAAACAGAAAATAACCCCGCAAGAAGGCGAACTCGTATGATTTTTGGCTTCTTACTTGATACGGTCATTGTCGTATTGCTGTCGGTCACCATTTATTATTGCTACCGGCTGAACGGATTTTTGAAGGTGCTGCGCGACGGGCGCGAGGACCTGGCTCAGGCTGTGCAGGAGTTCAACGAGGCCGTGATAAAAGCAGAGCAAAGCGTGGAACAGCTGCGCAACGGTAGCCAGGCGGCGGTGGACAAGCTTTCCATCAAAATTGAAAAAGCGGAATTCATGGCCGACGATCTGGCCTACCTGATCGAGAAAGCCAATAAGGTGGCCGACCATGTGAGCGGCAAGGTAAGCGGCCCCACGCCGGCTTCCCGCGCTAAGACGGAACCAACCAAACCCGAGCCCCGGGGCACCGAGCAGCCCGCCAAGGTAAACCCCAAGGCATCGGGCATTGAGACCATCGCCAAAAAGGCTGCTGCCGGCACCACCAAGCCCGTCATTGAGCCGAACGACCCGAACCGCCCGAAATCCAAGGCGGAAATGGAATTGCTCCAAGCCCTGAAATCCATCCGTTAAGGCAGCCCCATGCGTCTTTTGCCGATATTGCTGATCACGCTGTTTCTTACCCTTGGGTTTCGTATGAACCACCTGGTGGTGGAAGGGCATGACGTGATGCGCGCCATGCTGGTTTCGGAATCCTCCGCCGAGGACAAGCCCGCGGAGAAAAAAGAGGAGACCTCATCCGAACATGGCGAGGGCGACGCGAAAAAGGAAGCCAAGAAAGAAGAACCCAAGGATGACGGCATAGCCAAGCCCGGAGAAAAAGCGGCCCCCGGCCAGCCGCAGGCCGTTGCCCTGCCCGACATGAACGGCAAGGGCTGCGAATTCTCCCAGACGGAAGTGGATATTCTGCAAAGTCTCTCCAAACGCCGCGACGAGCTGGAGCAGCAGGCCAAAACCGCCGACCTGCGCGAGAATGTGCTGAAAGCGACCGAGCAATCCATCGAGAAGAAACTTGGCGAAATGCGCGACCTGAAAAAGACGATTGAGGACCTGCTGAAGCAATATGACGAGAAAGAGCAGGAAAAGGTCCGCAGCCTGGTGAAGATCTACCAGAACATGAAGCCGAAAGATGCGGCCCGCATCTTCGAACAGCTGGACATGGACGTGCTGCTGCCCGTGATCAGCAAGATGGATGAGAAGAAGGTATCGCCCATTCTGGCTTCGATGGACCCTAAAAAGGCCCAGGAAGTGACGGTGCAGCTTTCCGAACAGAAAAAGCTGCCCAAGCCGGATGACATGGATGAACCCGAGCCGCTTGCACCCAGGCCACCCCCCGCCGCAGCCACTGCGCCTGCAGCGGATGCCAAAGCGCCGCCACCGCAGCTTCCCTAACTCCCGTTAATGCCCTTTAGGTAGAAATGCGGCGTGTAAACTCCGCCGTAGGTTGCGCTGCACAAATATTTTTCCGGCTTGAAACAGAAGCGCGCTGAAATTTAAGCTTTTATTTAACAACTGGGACTACTCATGACGTGAAGAAACATTTTATATGAGGTAGTGCCGTGGTGGATAAAGCCATGAGTGTGTTGGTTGTCGACGATTATGCAACCATGGTCAAAATTATTAAAACCTTGCTGCAAC contains:
- the fliM gene encoding flagellar motor switch protein FliM; its protein translation is MLANEATGNAQEGNGETIGGDDVNAADWGLGGETDESGAPSRVLNQDEIDSLLGFDTSGDGDGANTGINAILDKALMAYERLPMLEVVFDRLVRMMSTSLRNFLSDNVDVSIDSMHSLRFGDYLNSIPLPALLFVFKAQEWENFGLVTVDSALIYSAVDVLLGGRRANRPVRIEGRPYTTIEQELVKRMVEVALADMSAAFDPISPVTFHVDRLETNPRFATIARPGNASILIRLRVDMEERGGNLEILLPHATLEPIRDLLLQMFMGEKFGRDSIWETYLSQEVRNTEVTLEAVLSEKLLKLGDVFNFKVGSTILLDNGPDDDIGIVCAGTKLFTAGLGRVENTIAVKVKQKITPQEGELV
- a CDS encoding flagellar basal body protein FliL; the protein is MSAKETKQEEPEDKDGAAAEGGEGEEKPKSKKKMIIAIVAVILFAGLGVGAYLMGMFGGGGEEKPAGEEQTAEEGGHGEEHAEEKKEEGHGEEAEGGEHGEGGEGHEKAKSGGHGGEAAADSKSPDGAIYHPLPDFLVNLNSPTKRSSFLKVTVTLVVADEKSVETVKGYEPRIIDSFQTYLRELRPEDLKGSGGIFRLREELLLRINKIVQPAKVNDILFKDMIVQ